TAAGAGGGGCTGTGAACAACCTGagacattcaaagaaaaaagccTCGTACTTTCTAGAGGAAAACAAGCTCTTTCATACAAGGGCGATTATTTAACCGTGACAGTTGTAGAAGATCCTTCTTATGACGATTTGGTTTCTGTCCACGATGCAGGTAGGTTCACAAAGTACCCAGTCTAGTTaggttttacacattttatatattaaaatccAGGATTTTTGGAAATGTTATTCATCTCCCTGTTCTTTATGTATCTTCATCCTAACGAATCCTGTTATAACTGTGTGCAGTCGACGGCAAAGAGCTCTTCAGTCAGCATCACAGGGTTTTGATATGATTCTCTGGTTAAAATATCAATGTACATAAAGAAATTCACAGGTGCTCATTCCTAGTATAATTTCAAACACCCTTTCAGTCCAGTTGGTGGCGTGTGTTTTCACTGTACCTTTGCTTGTCTTTGTATTCATAGCTCTGATAATAGTATGAAGCCATCTCTTCATATGAAAACATTCatgaatttttcaaatttttatattGCTAATACACACATGGCTTTTCTTGGTCTGAGTAAAGGAGAAACAGGTCTGTGTTGTACTGGATGATCTTATTCGAAGTCCAACTCGATTTATATGTTGAGAGAATCTTTCTCCTTCTAGCTATCTTGACGCCTATTTTGCCCACATTTTAACTAAAGGAGTGGAGTTTTCTTGCTTATTACTAGTATCTTTGCTCTTCGAAGGCCCAATAATACGGCTACCGCCAAGAGGTGGGGGAATTTTTCCTGAAAATATATTAGCCGGTGAATTACATCTTTTTTGCGAACAACCAAGACGATTACTTACGGTTAAGAACACCATTGAGCAGAAAAGAATTAATTACCTAAGTTGCTTAATGCAAATAATTCTAGAggatttatgtaaaatatccttctttctttttgcataaGGGatgtaattaaaaattattgtgcCACAGTGTACAGTCTGTCGATTAGATCATCAATATATCGATGACTGCAATCGTACATGTACATGTTCTGGGACGATGATTTGTGCAGATGAGAGCAGCTGTCAACAACCTGTGACGTTCACCCAGGGAGCGTTACTTCCTTACATGGCAAATAGGGAACAAGCGACCGCACCTAGTGATGGTTATTCGAATCTGACCGATGAAGAAGAACATTTTTATGACGAGTTTCTTTCCAGTCCCGAAACAGGTAGGTTtatgaagttaaaaataaagtaagattTAATAAATTAGGAAATACAGtcattttgaaacaaatattacttatctctctttttttcgtGTATGAAATATATAACAGGGtttaaatgaattttacaaACCGACGTTTACATTATAGATGTAGGTATATGTCGGAACATAGCGCATATTTTggtacaaaaaattaaaaactctcttcacaaaatgtaagttCTAAAAGTAAATTCACTCATAGGATATTTAATATGTGCtcacatttttacataaattatGCGAACATCCTtcaatgcactttaaaaaaatttgcttagGCTCTAAAACTGAATTTCGGACAAAAAGTAGAACCGTCAATAAGTggatattttgtattgtttttgttgcagagtGAGTGGGAGACGAACCACTCACTGTTTGGTCTTCACTTGAACTTCAGACTTCAGACTTCACCGTGGACTGAGCTCAAAGCAGGAGCTTCACAACATTAGATGGCGATTCCACCGAAACGGACTGACTTTTTATCCTCGAAGAAATAAATTAGTCTTTTTGCTAgagtatgaaaaaaataatatctttttatGAGCGGATGAAAGTtagtcaaatttatttttgtattggaCTACACCTTTAAATACTGTTTAAGCAGACTTGTAAGCAGAACAAGCAGTTAACCCATGTCCGTGTCACTTTTGCGTTGACCACACTCAGCGCCTTCATCCAGTCAGCAGTTCTTAAATGAATACACTGGTTTATTTAAATGTCAGCAGCTAATTAAAGACATAcaggttttaaatttttttaacaaaaatgttcgCTCTCGTGTTCTGTTTGTGCGCACCAGTTTATTTCAGAATATGGAGAAACTGTGGAAAATTCGTGTTTGCTTATTACTTTTGCTCCTTGCtctgtaaaataatataatatactttgtacaaatattacacatttTCCTGCTCTTTATAGGCAACGCTACTTGTATTTgttgtatgttttttgtttacagattaCATTAAGATTTAGTTCAGGTTTTTGCTCTTTTAACATTGTTAGTTTAGAATGGTGTCTTATTTTGAACGGACGAAGTGTTGTTCTGCATAGTAATTTCTGAAATATTGTTCTTTATAGTCATTTCTAGAAGAGTTTGGAGAAAGATTTACCCCATAACCCATGTTTGTTGAActctgttttactttttctgtatgTCAAGCAGAAAAGAGAATGTAGTTATCCTTAGTAAGGTCTATTACTATGACAACGGCCCTGTACATTGTCCTTGCTTagcttttatgtatttttctgtagttgtttgatatttattcataaataatcaaaaaaacTAATGGCACAGAGTTTTTTCAGGTTTAGTTTGCTTTCACATttaccccccaaaaaagccCCTGCGATTTCTGACTGTATAGCTCAGACATTAGGTTCTCAAACAAAGACGCACAGTCCACTACTAATGACCTTTGCCCTTCTCCTTAAGATTGTTGGCTCGCAAGGACATTTACACCGGTGACCTCGAGCgcatttatttttccaaaagttCATAATATATTCCACCCCCCTTTCTGCCACACTTTATTACTTATTCATTATCCTTTTTATGTTAAGAAGCAAATAAAGATATACTATAAAaagttaactgattttttttttgctcagtcAACATGTTTAATATCTAATTAGTATTTTATAGCTGGCTCTTTAATACAAACACCTTGAAATCGTATAAATcacaaattttataaatatacatctaCATATAATAAAGATCATAACTAGatacaaaaaagaatgaagggaCAAAGCTGCAGACTTCAGGTGAGTTAAATGACAACATTACTCCACAATGTATATTTAAGTTAATCTGTAATTCACTGAttcttatttttagttttgagcaGATCTTTTGAACCTTAAACAAAATAAGTACCGTAATCATGTTGCTGTATGTTAGAAAACATATGCTTGATTTTGagtatttcaacaaaaatgtcttttcagtATATGGGGgattcattacaaaaaaaaaacaaaaacgaatcATGACACCTCTCTCAGCTCAAATGTACAGACACATATGATACGTCATGGACACTACAAATATATCCTCTGAAATCAGGTTCTTTGCATTTGAAACCTAAAACAATGCTTGCACCAGTAAAACcccattaaaaatgtaaagtttcacAAAAGTatgtcatcatcctcatcaccgTTCCCTATCACCATATGCATGGACACATCAACGAACGTAGCGGTGATGCGTGATTGGTCGTAGTGGTAGGTCATGTGGTATGACTGACCAATCAGGTGCATGTGTGGCTCAAGCCAGCGTTTTAATATTGGTTTGGGACCCAAACTCGAGGCTTTTGGCTACTTGACTCTTGGAGGATGAGTATCAAGAAGAGGGCTTGGCATGTCAAGTCTTCGCCACCACGTGTGTCACCAGTCAGACAAGAGACGTGGGGTAGGGACCGGCCAAGAAGGTGTTTGCACACTCATCAACCTGAGTGTAAAAGAAGAGTGACCTCTGTCCCTGTGAACCCACGATCAGCTCTTGGCAGCGTAGTGGAAAAGTTGCTCTGGTCACAAGAGTCGGCGCTACTTGGAGTGAGTGAGCGTGTAGTGGTACGAGTGATGTAGTTCAAAATACATGTAGATTAATTGACTCACTAGGTATCTGGATTAGTATTAACGAGAATAGAAGTAttaacgggacaccctagataacaAGTCAAGATGGGGAATTAGTTCAtttgcatgttatttttattctttcattgttttgtaaCACAGATATGCACACCTagctacacatacacaaaaatgcacatacacacagatacaaacacatgcacaaagattcatatacacacatacaatcacattgtcacacacatacacacacagatacacatataAAGGCATACACATAATTACAGTCAAAtagtcacacatacacagatacagatacatttacacatacacacacataaaaacacagacacacagatgcacCTATATGCACATactatacatacacatatttacagTCACATAGTCATAGTTCTGTCAGCTGTTCCaaattgacatttattttattttcttgcagtaATTTTTAGTAAAGGGGTGATATCTGACTAGAGTTAATGTTTCACTGAAATATACCTatgatttaaaatataaactttatttctctAGTCAATATCAacttgtgtacttgtgtgtcaAACTGACATAAACCCTAAAATGAACACGGACATTTTCTCACCTGACGAGACATTTTATTGCCATAGGTATGAAATATTGGCAGCAGGAACTTCAGCCATGCAATGTTAATAATGCTGTTTTTCTGCATAACAATAAAGACAAGGTGATCAAGAGCCCACTATATCCAATAAAAATCATGAAATGTATTCCCTATTTAATATACTACACAGCAGGTACCAAATTCAGATAAAATCATGATacacagaaaatgaacaaaactttaAATGTGCTTTAAGCATCCAGGCAATGTCAAAAATCACTGTCAACTGCTCATTATTTCCCtccatgagatttttttaataagaagacAGCATACCCAAGCCTGTGTACAAACAAAAGATAAGCTGATAAACTGGCTAACAGCAAGCGCTCTTGGAACCTCTTGACTGTATAAATATACCAAAACACTTAAATTATTAGGTTCTTTTAAAGCCAAACAACTAACTACTTTTCTCCATGcttcagtttaaaagaaaaggcgAGGAAACTCATGTCAGCATGGACAGACAAAAACTGCTGTTTCCTCCAGCTTGATGGTCAGTGATTTCAATCTTATATTATTTCCAGCTTGGAAGTCCCTGTATTCGTGaaaaagaaaccacacacacacacacacacacatttaaaacaatctCTCTGAATATAATTAGGATACAAGTGTTCACTTTGCTAGTACAATCGACTTGATTGTAAAGTGCCTGTATCATATACTACACACTCCTTACAATTTTGATTGATcttacctttttttcctttctttgtgcaGACCTCTCTGTGGCAAGGGAATTATCCACTTCAGTCTGGTCCACGAAGAAGTGGCCCTTATTAATGGTTCTCCTAAACCTTTTCTTGAAGACTTGTTTCTCACCAAGACAAAGTTTGCATCAAAGGAAAGAATCTGATGAGTTGACTGCAAATAACAATGTTTcactgaaaatacattttccactGAAAAGGATGTTCACATCATGTACAGATTTCACATATAAATACTAACAAATATTGCACATTTCGTAATTGAAGACGTCGAAAAATTTTCTACTACCATTCAGGTGACTTGAAGTGTTTCATGTTTTATCTTTAATCAGATGTGatcgagagagaaaaagagtgaaattagttaaaataaaaaaccctagAAAAAGGCTGCCGTCATTCCGCAATGTTAGATCAATTGCACATTATAAAAACAATGTGAAAAATACAGACCTTCGAGTTCTCATGTTTATGTTACATGGGAAGAAAATCTTGCAAACCAAGAGACTGATataaagcaaatttattttcttacctttgtATCGACGAGATAAAAGTCTGTGTACACAAAAGACACCAGAATGTTCTCGTTCTTTAATTTTCAAAGAAGAGTTTCACTGTGCTAGAACAAATAATCAGCAAATTTTCTCCGTTTTCCTCGAGTGTTACTATAGCGACAACGAGACTTTGTGTGACGGTGTGTAACCTTTGCCCTGTGGCCGCAAAAACTGACCGACGATGTCCGAGTGatttcttctcacagaaaactgtaaacttgGAGATTATTTATGACAAGAGTCGTGTTTGTGCTGTTGTAACTgttatgtttgtcatgtttaaagTGTATTCAAAGTAATGAATGTTGTAATCTATTTGTTATTTTGGTGCATTTTTGGCATGTTCATATTAGTAATATTTCCtgatgtttacttacatttccttttttttatgaaaacgaTGAGAGTGGCGATACCAGTGATTACTACTAAGGGAACGATGACGCTGACCAAAATGATTGAAGTCTCAGCGCCATCAGAGTCTGTTTCCaccaaaatgcaataaaaatataacgaAAATTACAACTTTATGATATATTTCCTCTTCtgttataacacacacacacaccgtaaatttcggtctgttgagcgcacctgtatataagccacACCCACCAACACAGTCGactattataaatatttaggtaaaGTCTTGGACAGTCAGTAAACATTTCTAACACTGATATCATCCTTTACATTAAAGCATACAGAAAGAGGTCTCATGTTATCtgaaaaatatatctataattatttcattactACATCCATATAGAAATTTTGAGCAAGGAATTCAGTACATGGGACCAAATCACAAATGACAGACATTAATAAGAATGAAACTTTCAATGCTACCTCTACTTTccttctttgttgtttcttcgcTTCTTGGTGTTGGCGAGAtagatgctgaaaataaaaatatattgttgaCAGTTTCAAATACAACTAGAACTGAAAGTTGGAAACATAAAGGATATTAGTTGTTTAAAAATGGAGTTTCCTTGACCATTTTCTAGATTAGAGAAGAGAAACCAGCGTTCGTTATGTGATACAAACCTCAAAGATCCACCTACACAGAAGGATCGCACAATCCTGATGGTATAAGATACACTTTCGACATAGATGGTGAAGAAATTAATCTCCGTACTTTGATATCGTATTTTCCAATAATTTACTGTATGTGTAGAGTGCAAGTGTGCTTGTGAGTGTGCATCGTAGAGAGTCCAAAGGTTACTGCACGTGACAAGGGGTAATATATGTATAGAAGCTATTAATACATCCCGAAAAACCTACTAGTGCTAGGattcaatgaaaacaataaaggGTATGGAGCTCGTGAGCCATGTAGTAAAACTTCTGATCAACATGTGATTATCGTACTTATAGTTCTCCTGCAGTTTATCTTTACATGGGTAGCAGGAGTTTAGGGTAGCTATCGCCCACAGGGCCAAGGTAAACGTTTTGATTTAAAAACCAGGAATACTGCAGCATACATAAAGGTACCGCGGATAAGAGTACAAGAGAGTCGACGGAAGGTAATCATCAGTGCTCCCCAGGTAAGTGACTACGTGACAGGTGAGGTGATGGGGGTAACATCTGACAAGACAACCACAAAAGATATTTACGCTAGTTGTGCAATGTTATATCTACTTTGTTGTATGTAATATAATAAACGCGTCTTTTATTAAGTGCATAACAACGATCACGAAGCgacatgctctcagtgcttacAACAAGGAGACAAGGACAGAATACGACGGACAAAGGATAAACTAGGCAGACAaggaataaaacacaaacatggaaGACACAGTGgaatgagaaaacaaagaaaatgatggagAGTGTCATGAATCTGCAGAAGAAGAGCAGGCGAACAAGTTTAGTGACAACAATCACAACTATTAACAACAAGGGTAAGTCAAGAAAAAACATGAAGAACAATAGTTTGTCATTTCTTGTGGTTTGATTTCGCATCTTACTGTTTGTGAAACGATCTCGTGTTGTAGTTATGACATTTTTATCTGAAAGCGCATAGAACTagttattttaactttaaatggAAATAGAAGACATTTACCTCGGTCTTTTGTCACTACTCTGATATaatgattaaaatgttttacagttaCTTTTACACAAATAATCTGTTGCCAATTAAATTTAAGACACATCTGTTCtttaaacaaagagagagattaGGTAAAGGTATCAGGATATTTCAAGTGGGATTCTAGTGCAAGCAGAGCGGTACTTAGGGTAAGggttttttaatcattttatgaCATTACATTATATGGAAACAAAGACCAGCACTAACAACAACAGTGTTATGttaacaccaaacacacacacacaaagcggAGATTTACAACAGCAGAAAACAGCAGGAGAACGTTAATGACTCAGGAGCCACCATTTTAGACCATGACACCTGCACCGGGTACATTCTGTCATAGTCACAACAGAACAGGGTGTACAAGGGGTGGAAAAGCAGCAAATTCAGTAAATGCCTTTGCCAGAATCGTGTAttcaaaaatgtaattttcagaCCTTCGACAAGTCCAATGCATCAGGTGGTAATGCCAAACACCTGTTATACAAGTTATCTAAGTTCACATCTTGCTGTACTGTTTCactaaaactgccagtgtgaacCGGTGAATACAGGCCTTTGACGTTCAAGTGGCTTAAGAGGAGGATATGAATCTGCTACAACGAACACAAAACCAACCACTTAGTACAGAACACAGTTGACACCCTGGGACATTTGGAACCGCTTCTTGCTACAGTAAAGATAGTGGACGGTCTGGTGTTGTCATGTGTTGTCTAGCCACCTCTCTAAGACCTTTAGGAGAGGAAGGGAGGCTGGAgtggacaataaaacaatgaatgGCGAATGTGAAGCAGTTAACACTCTAATCACCGCTCAAGACATGCACAAGTGGTGTGTctaaacaaaacagataaacacagacaaataaaggaaacattAGAGAGAAATATAATCTCTTCTGCATTTGTATATAAGACTCACCTTGTTGCTTTAAATTTCCGGCcagtaaaaatgtttactcaCCTTTCTGTATACTCTCCTCGGCGTAGACACGAACATCGTTTACTATGCCATTAACTTGTATACTGGCCCTCATTGTTCCGTTCTTGCCAATGTgatagatgtgtgttgtttctgACAGATGCCTGGTAGTAGTTCGccgaaacacaaacagaaatacaaaatataacacaaagtatCGTAGACACAGAACTACAAAGTTAGCAGGCATCTGGCTACCACTCAACAAAAGGCGAAGTACAAGTATTAATGAACCGTCTTTAGGTAGGTAAAGTGAAATGTATAATCTACTTTTTAATCCacatctgcagtccagctgctcaacctcaaaTGAATTATgagtggtgtttgtgtgtttaagtgTGTGATGTAGGTGAGCACATACAGCTCTTGAATagtcttgatgtaagtttgttaatatatatacaattatCACTTGCTCCTaacgttttctttttcatttgctcatatttttcgCTGTTGACATTTTTTCAACGCTGAACCTTGCAATgaacttttattcttttatttctcacttACATTTATGATTAGGGCAGCTTTCCACGTTCAAAGTGCACAATGGggcaaataaagttggtcattgtaaaaatatatctgttGCTGTAAGGTAAAGAAAAGTGATAATAGCTTACTTTTCAGGTCCCCAGtccgtgacaaacaactcattttGGTAGATATCCAGGCCCATAAAATATGAGCTTctctggttaaaaaaaacttcagaacgtttgctgtccacatccgtccatcctatcagctgtgtgtctgtatctgcccagtaaagtctcctcccttcacgtATGTACCCATTGATCCACCCGTTTACACATTCATTTATGCATTCATTCATCACAGACATAcgtataaacacaaacacaagtatcAAAGATA
The Pomacea canaliculata isolate SZHN2017 linkage group LG2, ASM307304v1, whole genome shotgun sequence genome window above contains:
- the LOC112556902 gene encoding low-density lipoprotein receptor-related protein 5-like; protein product: MGIDYDPVDGRVYWSDTEDNTIRSANLDGSDARLVRSISQGGELWGLSVDSVSRLLFYADDGNKVIGMISLDNNNSHHIVVDTDIGQPIDIELDKHNGVMYWSDPVRSKIERCNYDGSDRQTLIFASSHLKRPSGLALDTEGRRLYWADTDTQLIGWTDVDSKRSEVFFNQRSSYFMGLDIYQNELFVTDWGPEKHLSETTHIYHIGKNGTMRASIQVNGIVNDVRVYAEESIQKASISPTPRSEETTKKESRDSDGAETSIILVSVIVPLVVITGIATLIVFIKKRKCK